In Trichoderma asperellum chromosome 1, complete sequence, a single window of DNA contains:
- a CDS encoding uncharacterized protein (EggNog:ENOG41), with protein sequence MTSRYSRYDGDRRSRSPRDRSPADRFDRPSHFNNDGDRRRLSAEARTNSAPFPPGRDLFGDQMRREPPRGPKALIDAPVGPRGGGFAGDFRGGRGRGRGRGWGRDDSRDRGRDRDVDFRDRYRDERSRERDRERDRDWRDSRDFRLRRSPIARARSPTRDARDFRDRDRDIPPGLDADRSRRGSRDGGPPSAGSSSSEPPFGVLPFPRGGGGFRGRGRGGRGDWPMERGRGRVPYDDRGDRYMRSRSQEGRWARERDDRERNDRHPDADVRRDLHIDRDRGDRELFRPKMAAQESAAQAKDVSPLHVTPSAPAFESAPNRAPATGTGSGAGGEAQAQTQTQTQTQAAPSIVTAKPPPTAPRAFGERPVSAGQASAGQASAPQAPAAPETPLPPTGPSKIAPHDSPPIGTPVGPRLQQQPKVTRPSSKQWINPSLKKPPPESPKVARSQSFAQQPSIPLQRDISQVEPSEPRRPRSSDAKSDSYSELDKRLRAHHSEEPGEITTRTEDEKLSEVDTKVEDEKSEEKDSVDYEPPESMDQDEKPLDNLEPLAAPSTSPKQESFPKQDLLSKPQENETTEDTKPSVEVAIEQKHRRLKVRAVRFALPPKKIQQEEPPESDDEDMGDYFDMEINKTEAELDKLQRPKTPVEVIRRFMSLSHGSMVQILNEGEGLSEMVGDIPENLKPVSEKMEVEPAVQTEETPVIPDEPHPSKETEEINHIKESASDQLGKETVEEDTQKPEVVATQEAGDLQPKAEEMDVDNEPVIPLPELKDVPEPVVETTADDSIMKEDKEVEAEPINEETHEKTLAPTEEAVSLAKPTEVEPKAPSTPSQVPDEDDETETEDEAYMEAQAVAAAETVRRYMSTPPIDSLPDFNGPVWYRDKEFLATLDSDPIIDDFVAEHIAKIHFDRSNEQRHAQQVYADNYMQYLKYTLSDDPVATKSRDKFSVSAPSETTGTVTPEHKPEGRGTGRRFATERDLERVLQASMREDEERKERELRIQQEKYRSDKEAVIPDMYWDDLEKQQVQYIDRSGYTPPDRLVSAWHILPPTNNFTEEEAQLFEKRYLELPKQWGKIAEALPNRDFHSCIQYYYLMKGELNLKEKLKKQPKRRKKGGRGKQRSSALVSELGNGEPEAEETPQENGENGERRRPRRAAAPTWGFEQPTTDGESTPAATPGRRGASAAAKGDQPEKVDGRKRRKPRDKDKDKDKDKDKEKDAKASKPNQVLAAAPGPGSGTGKGRGRAESRPVAAEFLPAPHPLSDPHRLPVQFEQPLPAGIQPPFVVPQPQLMERPKPAVTSITEVMAAPSLRPEPPPPPPSSIATFNLQQPIPERKALSQAASSYWSVSEANDFPHLLRAFGTDWSAIAKYMQSKTTVMVKNYYVRQKDSGKPEWEVIAQEADAKRARGEKRPDPPVLSSGGRGRRFESTAPGTSRPIAVAPGAVDPHVDLPQPKVEPTPPQPLRQQQHISTYGVPIAQAPAQAPLAQPNQTPLAVPAHPVPQGTQQAISPSGRSIHQQLPHFGFPERERDPAQPQRVPLPQKSSGSQVPELRDPRPLSVAQPLQPSHPEAIAERERTAQLERMNAEKRYREQQMQQQQQQQQQQQQLHHQHQHQHHQQQQQQQQQQQQLIREREMEIERERERDLRQAEQQSMRMKQEPEAPLQHRYEPYTHRQQLSHGGGPREPFSLARAPSQEPSRSVAPQPYSAPVSQQPMRPLLSEPVAVQSPPLAPPPSRPTQNSQPRIPSGPPHEPYSAAAPPPNAASISPLTPVRPPEPRKSNIMSLLNDDPPPPKRVAEVTKSHTPAPSSTPPSQGIGRPPPPASGLPQGGPVRRETDAHYSPYTRTPSGGASAMPSLKPPYPASSASSQHMSGHRSMPSDSAVDIDYYRSHGYPQSHPASGTNSPQTSHRYPPPAQPTQAQYQSQTGYPTSYGGASQPTHITSPPAQPYAVHSSSRSREILPSSRDNAWPSSGHQAQPSDVRSQNNSWPTQPPKASQAPPPHSQQAWGSQHPSTKPGTPGPTWSTAPPPPQQHLRDERGPPSIYGQSASGLPQQHGMQSRYPPATREPLPSAPQPYSRYASTPGPPPPRDLREPPPSRSYTPSVYDTRGPPPAQSQMHGYPAPDPRDMQLRDARDPRDHRDPRDQRDPRDPRDPRDIMNRGIRPHEYDRQQDRYAR encoded by the exons AT GACGTCTAGGTATTCAAGATACGATGGGGACCGGCGGTCTAGGTCCCCTCGAGATAGATCCCCAGCGGATCGCTTTGACCGGCCGTCACACTTTAACAATGATGGTGATAGGCGTCGCTTATCCGCAGAAGCCCGAACGAATTCGGCACCATTCCCACCAGGCAGAGATCTGTTCGGAGACCAGATGCGCAGAGAGCCGCCCCGTGGTCCCAAGGCCCTTATAGATGCGCCTGTCGGGccgagaggaggaggatttgCCGGTGACTTTAGAGGCGGAAGAGGACGCGgcagaggacgaggatgggGAAGAGATGACAGCCGTGATCGAGGAAGAGATAGAGATGTCGACTTTCGAGACCGGTATCGAGACGAGAGAAGCCGAGAACGTGACCGAGAGCGAGATAGAGATTGGCGCGACTCGAGAGACTTTAGGTTGCGTAGATCACCAATCGCGAGGGCACGATCACCAACGCGAGATGCACGAGATTTTCGGGATCGTGACCGGGATATACCCCCAGGACTAGATGCAGACAGATCTCGACGTGGCTCCCGTGATGGTGGTCCTCCATCGGCAGgctcttcgtcatcagagCCTCCGTTTGGTGTGCTGCCATTTccacgaggaggaggaggattcCGCGGACGAGGAAGGGGTGGAAGAGGAGACTGGCCTATGGAAAGAGGCCGTGGTCGAGTCCCGTACGACGATCGCGGCGACCGCTACATGCGCAGTCGCTCTCAGGAAGGGCGCTGGGCCCGTGAGCGTGACGATCGCGAGCGAAACGATAGGCATCCCGATGCTGATGTGCGCCGTGACCTTCATATCGACAGGGACCGAGGAGATCGTGAACTTTTTCGCCCGAAGATGGCGGCTCAGGAATCTGCCGCGCAGGCCAAAGACGTCTCACCTCTTCATGTGACACCATCAGCCCCGGCATTCGAATCTGCGCCAAATCGGGCTCCGGCTACGGGTACAGGATCGGGGGCAGGTGGCGAGGCGCAggcgcagacgcagacgcagacgcagacgcaggcCGCCCCTAGCATAGTCACGGCCAAGCCGCCACCAACGGCCCCACGGGCTTTTGGAGAACGCCCGGTTTCTGCAGGACAAGCTTCTGCAGGACAAGCTTCCGCACCACAAGCCCCGGCAGCCCCTGAGACCCCATTGCCTCCCACTGGGCCATCGAAAATTGCACCTCACGACAGTCCCCCTATAGGGACACCTGTAGGTCCCCGACTTCAACAACAACCCAAGGTTACCCGCCCATCTAGCAAACAATGGATCAACCCAAGCTTGAAGAAACCGCCACCGGAATCGCCAAAGGTAGCGAGATCGCAAAGTTTTGCTCAACAGCCGTCCATTCCGTTACAACGGGACATCTCGCAGGTCGAACCCTCCGAACCAAGGCGACCGCGTAGTAGCGATGCCAAGTCGGATTCTTACTCCGAGCTAGATAAACGACTGCGAGCCCACCATAGCGAAGAGCCGGGCGAGATAACTACAAGGACTGAAGACGAAAAGCTGAGCGAAGTAGACACAAAAGTCGAAGATGAGAAGTCTGAGGAAAAGGACTCAGTTGATTACGAGCCACCTGAATCAATGGACCAGGACGAAAAGCCTTTGGATAACTTGGAGCCGCTTGCTGCCCCTTCTACTTCCCCCAAGCAGGAGTCGTTTCCTAAACAGGACTTACTTTCTAAGCCCCAAGAAAATGAGACGACCGAGGATACGAAACCCTCCGTCGAAGTAGCCATAGAACAAAAACATAGACGACTCAAAGTTCGCGCTGTTCGATTTGCTCTGCCTCCAAAGAAAATCCAGCAAGAGGAACCTCCCGAatctgatgatgaagatatgGGGGATTATTTTGATATGGAGATCAACAAGACTGAGGCTGAACTGGACAAATTGCAAAGACCAAAGACACCAGTTGAAGTTATCAGGCGCTTTATGAGTTTGTCTCATGGATCAATGGTACAGATCCTCAACGAAGGAGAGGGATTATCCGAGATGGTAGGCGACATACCAGAGAACCTTAAACCCGTGAGCGAAAAAATGGAGGTGGAGCCAGCTGTACAAACAGAAGAAACACCTGTTATTCCCGACGAACCCCATCCTTCAAAAGAGACCGAGGAGATCAATCACATAAAGGAGTCTGCTAGCGATCAACTTGGCAAAGAAACAGTCGAGGAAGATACACAGAAACCTGAAGTTGTAGCCACACAAGAGGCAGGAGACCTTCAGCCCAAAGCCGAAGAAATGGACGTCGATAACGAACCTGTGATTCCACTCCCTGAGCTCAAAGACGTTCCCGAGCCTGTAGTCGAAACCACGGCAGATGACTCTATTATGAAAGAGGATAAAGAAGTTGAAGCCGAACCGATCAACGAAGAGACTCACGAAAAGACTCTGGCGCCTACCGAAGAGGCTGTCAGTCTGGCGAAACCAACCGAAGTAGAACCTAAAGCTCCAAGCACCCCATCTCAAGTAccagatgaggatgatgagactgAGACGGAAGATGAAGCTTATATGGAGGCTCAAGCTGTGGCTGCCGCTGAGACAGTCCGTAGATATATGTCGACGCCACCCATTGATAGCCTTCCTGATTTCAACGGTCCAGTCTGGTACCGAGATAAAGAGTTTCTGGCGACGCTAGACTCGGATCCCATTATCGACGATTTTGTTGCCGAACATATTGCAAAAATTCACTTCGATCGATCCAATGAGCAACGGCACGCGCAACAGGTTTATGCAGACAACTACATGCAGTACTTGAAGTACACTTTGTCAGATGATCCTGTGGCGACAAAAAGCCGAGACAAGTTTTCTGTTTCAGCTCCCTCGGAGACTACAGGCACCGTTACGCCCGAACATAAGCCAGAAGGAAGGGGCACAGGTAGAAGATTTGCCACAGAGCGCGATCTTGAGCGTGTGCTTCAGGCGTCCATGcgggaagacgaagagagaaaggagcGAGAATTGCGAATCCAGCAGGAGAAATACCGCAGCGATAAGGAGGCTGTCATTCCAGATATGTACTGGGACGATCTGGAGAAGCAACAGGTTCAGTACATTGATCGGTCGGGATATACGCCTCCAGATAGGCTTGTTTCTGCATGGCATATACTCCCGCCCACTAACAATTTCACTGAGGAAGAAGCACAGCTCTTTGAGAAGCGTTACCTAGAGCTTCCCAAGCAATGGGGTAAGATCGCGGAGGCTCTTCCAAACCGCGACTTCCACTCCTGCATTCAGTACTACTATCTGATGAAGGGAGAGCTCAATCTCaaagagaagctgaagaaacaGCCCAAGAGGCGTAAGAAGGGTGGACGGGGCAAACAGAGGTCCAGTGCTCTGGTTTCGGAGCTCGGCAACGGCGAGCCTGAAGCGGAGGAGACGCCCCaggagaatggagagaatgGAGAAAGGCGAAGGCCGCGAAGAGCTGCCGCTCCTACGTGGGGCTTCGAGCAACCTACGACGGACGGCGAGAGCACTCCTGCTGCTACTCCTGGACGACGCGgcgcatctgctgctgccaagggcGACCAGCCAGAAAAGGTAGACGgcaggaaaaggagaaagccaagagacaaagacaaggacaaagacaaggacaaggacaaagagaaggaTGCCAAAGCATCTAAGCCAAACCAAGTCCTTGCGGCTGCGCCGGGCCCCGGTTCAGGGACGGGGAAGGGAAGAGGCCGAGCCGAATCCCGCCCAGTGGCCGCAGAATTTCTCCCAGCTCCTCACCCGCTATCCGACCCTCATCGCTTGCCGGTACAATTCGAGCAACCGCTGCCAGCAGGCATTCAACCGCCATTTGTTGTTCCACAGCCGCAACTTATGGAGAGACCGAAGCCTGCCGTTACTTCTATTACAGAAGTTATGGCGGCTCCATCTCTTCGGCCAGAACCACCCCCACCGCCTCCGTCCTCTATTGCCACTTTCAACTTACAACAGCCTATTCCTGAACGAAAGGCACTGTCACAAGCAGCATCGAGCTATTGGAGTGTTTCTGAAGCGAATGACTTCCCACATCTATTAAGGGCATTTGGCACCGATTGGTCTGCAATTGCGAAATACATGCAATCGAAAACAACTGTGATG GTTAAGAACTATTATGTGCGGCAGAAAGATTCAGGGAAACCCGAGTGGGAGGTAATTGCTCAGGAGGCTGATGCAAAGCGGGCTAGGGGTGAAAAGAGACCTGATCCCCCTGTACTCAGTAGTGGTGGTCGTGGTAGGAGATTCGAAAGCACTGCGCCTGGCACGTCGCGACCTATTGCGGTTGCTCCTGGAGCAGTCGACCCTCACGTGGATCTACCGCAGCCCAAAGTTGAGCCTACACCTCCTCAGCCAttgaggcagcagcagcatatcTCTACTTATGGTGTGCCAATTGCCCAGGCTCCAGCTCAAGCTCCTCTTGCGCAGCCTAACCAGACCCCTCTTGCTGTACCGGCTCACCCAGTGCCTCAAGGGACACAACAGGCCATATCTCCGAGCGGGCGCTCCATTCATCAACAGCTGCCGCATTTCGGTTTCCCGGAGAGAGAGCGCGATCCCGCTCAGCCTCAGCGAGTGCCGTTGCCACAGAAGTCATCTGGTAGCCAGGTTCCGGAGCTTCGAGACCCTCGCCCGTTATCTGTGGCACAGCCCCTTCAACCATCGCACCCCGAGGCTATCGCTGAACGTGAACGCACTGCTCAGCTTGAGCGTATGAATGCTGAGAAGCGGTATAGAGAGCAGcaaatgcagcagcagcaacagcagcagcagcaacaacaacagcttcaccaccaacatcagcatcagcatcaccagcagcagcagcagcagcagcagcaacaacaacagctcattcgagaaagagaaatggaaatagagagggagagggagcgAGATCTCCGACAAGCAGAACAGCAGTCGATGAGGATGAAACAAGAACCCGAGGCACCACTTCAGCACCGTTACGAGCCTTATACCCATCGCCAGCAGCTCAGTCATGGCGGAGGCCCCCGAGAGCCTTTTTCATTAGCAAGGGCGCCATCTCAAGAGCCCTCTCGTTCTGTTGCTCCTCAACCGTACTCTGCTCCTGTATCGCAGCAGCCAATGAGGCCATTGCTTTCGGAACCTGTAGCAGTACAGTCACCGCCATTGGCACCTCCGCCTTCTCGACCGACTCAAAATTCTCAGCCAAGGATACCTTCAGGGCCTCCGCATGAGCCTTATAGTGCGGCTGCGCCACCGCCGAATGCTGCTTCAATATCTCCCCTCACGCCGGTTCGACCACCTGAGCCCCGGAAGTCAAACATCATGTCGCTCTTGAATGATGATCCTCCGCCCCCCAAGCGGGTGGCCGAGGTTACAAAAAGTCATACACCTGCACCGTCCTCGACACCACCATCTCAGGGTATCGgcaggccgccgccaccagcaTCCGGGCTTCCGCAGGGAGGCCCAGTTCGTCGGGAAACAGACGCGCACTATTCTCCCTACACACGGACACCATCCGGTGGAGCATCAGCCATGCCATCTCTCAAGCCTCCTTATCCCGCATCGTCGGCTTCTTCGCAGCATATGAGTGGGCACCGAAGCATGCCATCTGATTCAGCTGTGGACATTGATTACTACCGGTCCCATGGATATCCGCAAAGCCATCCCGCAAGTGGAACGAACTCTCCCCAAACATCGCATCGATATCCTCCACCTGCACAGCCGACTCAAGCTCAATACCAGTCCCAGACAGGCTATCCTACATCATACGGAGGAGCTTCTCAGCCAACGCATATCACCTCACCGCCGGCACAGCCATACGCGGTTCACTCGTCATCCAGGAGCCGCGAGATTCTTCCGAGCAGTCGCGATAACGCTTGGCCATCATCCGGTCACCAAGCACAGCCTTCTGATGTTCGGTCACAAAACAACAGCTGGCCAACTCAACCTCCGAAAGCATCACAGGCTCCTCCACCACACTCGCAGCAGGCTTGGGGATCTCAGCACCCATCAACAAAGCCAGGGACTCCGGGGCCGACATGGTCAACGGCACCTCCACCACCTCAACAGCATCTGAGAGATGAACGCGGACCCCCCTCAATATACGGACAAAGTGCTTCTGGCTTGCCACAACAGCACGGAATGCAATCCAGGTACCCGCCAGCTACTCGGGAACCGCTACCCTCTGCCCCTCAGCCATACTCGCGATATGCATCGACACCAggcccgccgccgccgcgagaTCTCCGGGAACCTCCGCCGAGCAGAAGCTACACCCCAAGTGTCTATGATACACGAGGGCCGCCACCTGCCCAGTCACAGATGCATGGCTATCCAGCGCCAGACCCAAGAGACATGCAGCTTCGGGATGCAAGAGATCCGAGAGATCATAGAGACCCAAGAGATCAGAGGGATCCGAGAGATCCGAGGGACCCTCGTGATATAATGAACAGAGGTATTCGACCGCACGAGTATGATCGGCAGCAAGACAGATATGCGCGATAA
- the DYS1 gene encoding Deoxyhypusine synthase (BUSCO:EOG092D3076) — protein MADNGNSNAPPVEVTNAVLVKSEEMPKDAQKVEELDFNKLKGPITAEDLFLGMRNMGFQATSMSEAIRIINDMRAWRDPETGDKTTIFLGYTSNLISSGLRGVFRWLVEHKHVSAIVTTAGGVEEDFIKCLGETYMSSFSADGANLRKKGLNRIGNLVVPNANYCAFEDWVVPIFDKMLEEQEASKGTEDEIHWTPSKVIHRLGKEINDERSVYYWAYKNDIPVFCPALTDGSLGDMLYFHTFKTSPQQLRVDLVEDIRRINTIAVRAKRAGMIILGGGVVKHHIANACLMRNGAESAVYINTAQEFDGSDAGARPDEAVSWGKIKIGADNVKVYLEATACFPFIVANTFAKDI, from the exons ATGGCTGACAACGGCAACTCAAATGCACCTCCCGTTGAGGTCACCAATGCGGTGCTCGTCAAGTCGGAAGAAATGCCAAAGGACGCCCAAAAGGTAGAAGAACTTGATTTCAACAAGTTAAAGGGACCCATTACCGCAGAGGATTTATTTCTGGGCATGAGAAATATGGGATTCCAGGCAACTTCGATGAGTGAGGCTATCAGGATCATCAACGACATG AGAGCTTGGAGAGACCCTGAAACAGGAGACAAGACCACAATCTTTCTGGGATACACCTccaatctcatctcatccggTCTAAGAGGCGTCTTTCGGTGGCTGGTGGAGCACAAGCATGTCTCAGCCATTGTCACCACAGCAGGAGGAGTAGAGGAGGATTTCATCAAGTGTCTCGGCGAAACATACATGAGCTCTTTCAGCGCAGACGGCGCAAATCTGCGAAAAAAGGGCCTTAACCGCATCGGAAATCTTGTGGTCCCCAACGCCAACTACTGCGCCTTTGAGGACTGGGTGGTGCCCATCTTTGACAAGAtgctggaggagcaggaagCCAGCAAAGGAACAGAAGATGAAATTCACTGGACACCATCAAAGGTTATCCACCGACTGGGCAAGGAGATCAACGATGAGCGCTCGGTATACTACTGGGCATACAAGAACGACATTCCGGTTTTCTGCCCTGCCCTGACGGACGGCAGTCTTGGCGATATGCTCTACTTTCATACATTCAAAACTTCACCACAGCAGTTGCGCGTTGATCTCGTAGAAGATATCCGACGCATTAACACTATCGCCGTACGAGCAAAGAGAGCAGGAATGATTATCCTCGGAGGAGGAGTGGTCAAGCACCACATTGCAAACGCATGCTTAATGAGAAACGGTGCAGAGTCTGCCGTTTATATCAACACAGCCCAGGAATTTGATGGTAGTGACGCCGGTGCTCGTCCAGATGAGGCCGTATCATGGGGCAAGATCAAGATTGGAGCAGATAATGTGAAG GTTTACCTGGAAGCCACAGCTTGCTTTCCATTTATTGTAGCGAACACATTTGCGAAAGATATTTAG
- a CDS encoding uncharacterized protein (EggNog:ENOG41), translating to MARPSIGAQASRLARDLPLGISSTSSTRIPKLVYGTAWKKDQTADLVYLALKTGFRGIDTAAQPKHYDERGVSTAVRRAIGEGIIKREDLFIQTKFTSPAGQSDIAPYDFNAPLADKVHQSVQSSLANFTIDGQEAYLDSLVLHSPMDTIQETITVWKTLETYTPHKIRNLGISNTTLPVLQTLFNDMGVKPAVVQNRFQNRTHYETELRAFCREQKIVFQSFWTITANRHLLQSSPVRVVAQKAGVGAVAAYYSMVLGLEGTTILDGTTSEAHMKEDLEGIEAVGVWAEGEGASDWASALGSFKKLIGEP from the exons ATGGCCCGACCATCTATTGGAGCGCAGGCCTCTCGCCTTGCGCGAGATCTTCCTCTGGGGATATCTTCAACATCTTCCACGCGGATTCCAAAGCTGGTCTATGGCACCGCCTGGAAGAAGGACCAGACCGCGGATCTTGTCTACTTGGCTCTAAAAACAGGCTTCCGAGGCATCGATACTGCAGCACAGCCGAAGCATTATGATGAGCGTGGCGTTAGCACCGCTGTTCGACGGGCTATAGGAGAAGGTATAATTAAACGAGAGGACCTATTC ATCCAGACCAAGTTTACTTCTCCAGCGGGGCAGAGTGACATTGCCCCATACGACTTCAATGCCCCGCTGGCTGATAAAGTTCATCAGTCTGTGCAGTCATCCCTCGCCAACTTTACGAttgatggccaagaagcaTACCTGGATAGTCTGGTGCTGCATTCTCCCATGGACACAATCCAGGAGACAATAACCGTGTGGAAGACTCTCGAAACATATACACCGCACAAGATTCGAAATCTCGGGATATCCAACACCACCCTCCCCGTCTTGCAGACTTTGTTCAACGACATGGGCGTGAAGCCGGCTGTTGTGCAGAATCGGTTCCAAAATAGGACCCATTACGAGACCGAGCTTAGAGCATTCTGTCGCGAGCAGAAAATTGTGTTCCAGTCTTTTTGGACAATCACCGCCAATaggcatcttcttcaaagcAGCCCTGTCCGAGTGGTGGCACAAAAGGCCGGAGTGGGGGCAGTTGCGGCGTATTATTCCATGGTGCTCGGTCTGGAGGGGACTACCATCTTGGACGGAACGACAAGTGAGGCACATATGAAAGAAGATTTAGAGGGAATAGAGGCTGTGGGCGTCTGggcagagggagaggggGCTTCTGATTGGGCCTCTGCGCTCGGTAGCTTCAAGAAGCTAATCGGTGAGCCATAA
- the XYD1 gene encoding D-xylose 1-dehydrogenase (NADP(+)) (EggNog:ENOG41): protein MATGNPYTVKWGIMATGGIAETFCKDLLCNPEIRGAHDVRHEIVAVASSSSKKRADEFLKTIDGAFDAKTYGSYPELVSDSNIDIIYVATPHSHHFQNTMLALEAGKHVLCEKAFTVTAAQARKLVETAKAKNLFLMEAVWTRYFPLSIQIRERITAGEIGTVYRTIGDLSFNSNATEGKGLSFADSHRMVNVDLAGGAILDLGVYPLTWVFQTLYHLQPEQDKEAPTVVAASNKYTTGADENTAIICQFPQHHSLGVATTTLRAHTDPELDAVPAIRIQGSEGEIQVFFPAYRPLKYKVVKKSGESQTFDCPIPGDPARNGWGHGMFWEADECARCLRDGKKESATLPWKESIVIMETMEAALKQGGIEYPELITTDVYDPKSPLNTGNQ, encoded by the exons ATGGCTACAGGAAACCCTTACACCGTGAAATGGGGCATTATGGCCACCGGCGGAATTGCAGAGA CATTCTGCAAGGATCTTTTGTGCAACCCCGAGATTCGCGGCGCTCATGACGTGCGCCACGAGATTGTTGCTGTGgcctcctccagcagcaagaagagggcgGACGAGTTTCTCAAGACGATAGACGGTGCTTTTGATGCCAAGACATATGGATCATACCCAGAGCTTGTCTCCGACTCCAACATTGACATCATCTACGTCGCAACTCCCCACAGCCACCACTTCCAGAACACCATGCTGGCGTTGGAAGCCGGCAAGCATGTCTTGTGTGAAAAGGCGTTCACCGTTACGGCCGCCCAGGCCAGAAAGCTCGTCGAAACGGCCAAGGCGAAGAACCTGTTCTTGATGGAGGCTGTGTGGACTCGATACTTTCCGCTGAGTATCCAGATTCGAGAACGTATCACGGCGGGCGAGATTGGCACTGTCTACCGAACAATTG GTGACTTGTCATTCAACTCGAATGCAACTGAGGGCAAGGGCCTCTCGTTTGCAGATTCTCATCGCATGGTCAATGTTGATCTTGCAGGCGGCGCAATCCTAGACCTCGGAGTGTATCCCCTGACTTGGGTATTCCAGACGCTATATCACCTACAGCCAGAGCAAGATAAGGAGGCACCAACAGTGGTCGCCGCCAGCAACAAGTACACCACCGGCGCGGATGAAAACACGGCAATTATCTGCCAGTTCCCTCAGCATCACTCCCTGGGTGTCGCCACAACCACCCTCCGAGCACACACCGATCCCGAACTCGACGCCGTCCCGGCTATCCGAATCCAGGGATCAGAAGGAGAGATCCAGGTCTTTTTCCCTGCTTACCGACCCCTCAAGTACAAGGTtgtgaagaagagcggcgaATCCCAGACGTTTGACTGCCCCATCCCCGGAGACCCGGCACGCAATGGCTGGGGCCACGGAATGTTCTGGGAGGCAGACGAGTGCGCTCGATGCCTGCGCGATGGCAAGAAGGAGAGCGCCACGTTGCCCTGGAAAGAGAGCATCGTCATTATGGAGACGATGGAGGCGGCACTGAAGCAGGGTGGAATTGAGTATCCGGAGCTGATCACGACGGATGTGTATGACCCGAAGAGTCCATTGAACACCGGAAATcagtaa
- a CDS encoding uncharacterized protein (BUSCO:EOG092D3LCX): MSRNARIVLYTHPMAEAYEATHVHSVYNAIAPHFSSTRHKPWPLISSFLTAQPPGATGLDVGCGNGKYLPVNPTLHIFGSDRSENLVQLARAERNGEVVVADALSLPYRECSVDFVICVAVIHHLSTRERRQEAIQALLRCVRAGGKVLVYAWALEQGTSRRGWDEGSEQDTLVPWVMRSKGKPDATYQRYYHLYREGELEEDVVAAGGIILESGYEKDNWWVF; the protein is encoded by the exons ATGTCCAGAAATGCACGGATAGTTTTATATACGCACCCCATGG CAGAGGCCTACGAGGCCACCCACGTCCACTCCGTCTACAACGCCATCGCGCCGCACTTCTCCTCCACCCGCCACAAGCCGTGGCCCCTGATATCCTCCTTCCTCACGGCGCAGCCCCCCGGCGCCACGGGCCTCGACGTCGGCTGCGGCAACGGCAAGTATCTCCCCGTCAACCCGACGCTGCACATCTTCGGCTCCGACCGCAGCGAGAACCTCGTGCAGCTCGCCCGCGCCGAGCGCAACGGCGAGGTCGTCGTCGCCGATGCCCTGAGCCTGCCCTACCGCGAGTGCTCCGTCGACTTTGTCATTTGCGTGGCCGTCATCCACCACTTGTCCACCAGGGAGAGGCGCCAGGAGGCCATCCAGGCGCTGTTGAGGTGCGTGAGGGCTGGTGGCAAGGTGCTTGTCTACGCGTGGGCGCTGGAGCAGGGCACGAGTCGGAGGGGATGGGATGAAGGGTCGGAGCAGGATACGCTGGTGCCGTGGGTGATGCGCTCAAAGGGCAAGCCTGACGCTACATATCAGCGGTACTATCACTTGTATCGAGAGGGggagctggaagaggatgtCGTGGCTGCGGGGGGCATCATCTTGGAGAGCGGCTATGAAAAGGACAACTGGTGGGTG TTCTAA